Proteins encoded together in one Thamnophis elegans isolate rThaEle1 chromosome 10, rThaEle1.pri, whole genome shotgun sequence window:
- the EHHADH gene encoding peroxisomal bifunctional enzyme has product MAEYVRGAPEVAVIRMCNPPLNTISDVMLRALSEEVNRANIDPTVKAVVICGANGKFSAGADIRGFSVGIEKNTLSLESVVALIEKSEKPFVAAIEDIAFGGGLELALGCHYRIANMKAQVGLPEVKIGLLPGGGGTQRLPRLIGVPTALDMITTGKYVPATEALKLGLLDEIVEENPFEAAIKLARRILGQPVGPRRLSLKQTPKLPNMEAFLHEALLKVKKQAPGCLSPEMCFRAVEASVYLPFAEGIRKEKELFLLLLTSDQAKALQYAFFAERISKKWMLPNGASWKTVSPQPIRKAAVIGLGTMGQGIVVSLVKAKIPVVALEKDKKHLEIARKAIKASLERETLRMQQKGKTLDIHKLLHFTLDFGALKDVDLVIEAVFEDMVLKKETFCKLSEICKPEAFLGTNTSCLDIDEIASITNRPQQVIGTHFFSPAHVMKLIEIIRGQHTSPTAIATIMNLAKMMDKCGVVVKNCFGFVGNRLLSSYTEQTYFLLEEGSTPEEMDKILEEFGFKLGPFKVSDLAGLDVGWKSRIGQGLTGVNLPLGTPPRQRDGKRYSPLPDILCENRRYGQKTGKGWYLYDKPGGKIAKSDPWLHNFLQNYRKAHNMTTRTITQEEILERCLYSLVNEGFQILSEGIASCPEAIDTIYINGYGWPRHKGGPMFYASEIGLPKILTKLQKYAEANPDIPKLQPSPFLQKLVTLGSPPLKNWPSLVSPQQSKL; this is encoded by the exons GTGCTGATATCAGAGGATTTTCtgttggcattgaaaaaaatacaCTGAGTTTGGAGTCTGTAGTTGCTTTAATAGAGAAGAGTGAAAAACCATTTGTGGCTGCTATTGAAGACATAGCTTTCGGAGGAGGCCTGGAGTTGGCACTGGGCTGTCATTATAGGATTGCAAACATGAAG GCTCAAGTTGGTTTGCCGGAAGTCAAAATAGGTTTACTTCCTGGAGGCGGTGGGACTCAACGGCTTCCACGATTGATTGGGGTACCAACTGCACTTGATATGATCACCACAG gtAAATATGTGCCAGCTACTGAAGCACTGAAACTGGGGCTCTTAGATGAGATTGTTGAAGAAAATCCATTTGAAGCAGCTATAAAGTTAGCACGAAGAATATTGG GTCAGCCAGTGGGACCTCGCCGACTCTCTCTGAAACAGACTCCCAAACTCCCTAACATGGAAGCTTTCCTACATGAAGCCCTGTTGAAGGTGAAGAAGCAGGCTCCAGGATGCCTCTCACCCGAAATGTGCTTTCGAGCTGTGGAAGCTTCCGTGTACTTGCCCTTCGCAGAAGGAATTCGCAAAGAAAAGgagctttttcttctccttttaacTTCAGACCAGGCTAAAGCATTGCAGTACGCTTTCTTTGCCGAAAGAATTTCAAAAAAATGGATGTTGCCCAATGGGGCATCCTGGAAGACTGTATCCCCTCAACCAATCCGGAAAGCAGCTGTGATAG GTTTGGGGACAATGGGCCAAGGCATTGTGGTATCTCTGGTGAAGGCTAAAATTCCAGTTGTGGCTCTGGAGAAGGATAAGAAGCATCTTGAAATAGCAAGGAAAGCTATCAAAGCTTCTTTGGAGCGTGAAACTTTAAGAATGCAACAGAAGGGCAAAACACTGGACATCCATAAATTACTTCACTTCACTCTGGATTTTGGTGCACTAAAAGATGTAGATCTAGTTATTGAGGCTGTGTTTGAGGATATGGTTCTGAAAAAAGAAACGTTCTGTAAATTATCCGAAATCTGCAAGCCAGAAGCCTTTTTGGGCACTAATACTTCTTGCCTGGATATAGATGAGATAGCTTCTATTACTAACCGTCCCCAGCAAGTCATTGGTACTCATTTTTTTTCACCTGCACATGTAATGAAGTTAATAGAGATCATTCGTGGACAGCACACATCtcctactgctattgctacaattaTGAACCTGGCCAAAATGATGGACAAATGTGGTGTTGTAGTAAAAAATTGTTTCGGCTTTGTTGGGAACCGGCTACTCAGTTCTTATACTGAACAAACATATTTCCTTTTAGAAGAGGGAAGTACTCCAGAGGAGATGGACAAAATTCTAGAGGAATTTGGTTTCAAACTGGGTCCTTTCAAAGTATCTGATCTGGCTGGGCTTGATGTGGGCTGGAAATCTAGAATAGGGCAGGGCCTGACAGGAGTCAACTTACCCCTTGGAACACCTCCCCGCCAACGAGATGGTAAGCGTTATAGTCCTCTTCCTGATATTCTATGTGAGAATAGGAGATATGGTCAGAAAACTGGAAAGGGCTGGTACCTATATGATAAACCTGGGGGAAAGATAGCAAAGTCTGATCCTTGGCTTCACAATTTCCTTCAAAATTACAGAAAGGCCCACAACATGACAACTCGCACCATTACCCAAGAGGAGATCTTGGAGCGTTGTCTGTATTCACTTGTCAATGAGGGTTTCCAAATATTATCTGAAGGAATTGCATCTTGCCCAGAAGCCATTGATACCATCTATATCAATGGTTATGGGTGGCCCAGACATAAGGGTGGTCCAATGTTCTATGCTTCTGAGATCGGGCTGCCCAAGATTCTAACAAAACTGCAAAAGTATGCTGAGGCTAATCCTGACATACCTAAACTACAACCCAGTCCCTTTCTGCAGAAACTCGTCACTCTTGGTAGCCCTCCGTTGAAGAACTGGCCATCACTTGTGAGTCCCCAGCAAAGCAAGTTATAA